TGCTAAGTTTCTGGCAGCCAAGAAGATCCAAATGGAAAGAAAGCATAAGTTGGCAAAGctgtgaaaaatataaaaataaaaactatcaaGCCGTACATTAAATAATGCATGATCCTTGATCCACACCCATCTCACCATTGGTATTTGGGCTGGAAGTAAATTGCTCGATGAAAATGAACTTAATAATGAAAACCATCTAATTCATGAATCCGAATATCATAGATTCTACTAGATTAAACACATTTGACCATGATGAAGTAAATGTTTTGTAAAGCTGGGAGGATGTTGGTTCCATTTGTTTGGCTCTGTCCATCAATgcaaaaagatttaaaaaaaaacaaaaaaaacgaTGTTAATGTGCAACAACTACAGTCACGTCAAAATATAACTAGAGTTCTGAACCGGTGCCCCATCAGACAAGCTGTTTAACTTCCAAATCACTTGCTCTTCTTTGGTTCTCTTGCATATTCCTCTACTAATGCTTCAACATCTTTCCAGAATAGGCCCTCCGCCAAAACTCCATCCTTAGTAAACCTGAAACGTGGCAAGATACCAGAATTATAAACAGACACTATGCGCAGTTTAAGGTGTgtgcacgagagagagagagagagagagagagagagagagagagagagaccattgGGTAACACTTTTGGTAAATTGCACTGGTTGATTGGCAGAAATTGATTTAGGATCTGCACTTGCAATGCTAAGCGTGTACATATCAGAAAATCTTGGCAATTTGGAAGACACCACCAAGCCAGTGCTGGTGAAGGATCCCTGTCCAGAAAAAAATGCAACTGAGATAGTGAAAAAATAACTTTATCACATGCAGTATGTTTGAAGTTGAGCATGACAAATTCGGCCGATGTAGAATTGTAGATGTATAATTCAACTGTTGGCAATGTAAACAAATGGAGTCCTATAATATCTTAAATAAGCTGAttcttttttaatgaaataaccCATTGATTTACTCTTGAAGCAAATATTTGGTGAGCTCGCCTTGTGTTTGCTTCTCTTGGGATTAAGCACAAGATATTAGCCTCATGTAAAACTTCTGAGCTTACAGGGTTAGAAGACCATGGGGGTTAGACATCTAGAAACAAACGATAAACAAAGTTTAAATTGTAGGAACAATGAAGGAATAGAGAGAGGCCTAGAGCTAGCAAATTGTTTAAACAAAAATCTATTCCAAGCACCAGTAGGATTCTATACAATGCACATGTAAGAGACAACATAAAAACACTTATGAAATTCATTGCAACCCTTCTAAAATCCTACATCTTAAAGCTGActctaaaacaaagaaaagttgCTCCTTTTCCTCCCACCCAAACCTTTTTTGTCGtaggttttcatttttttaatgccCTTTTCTTTTATAGTAAGTTGAACTTGATTAAGAAATAGAATGAACGCATGTGTCCTCTGCTTAGGAGGTATCCAAACACCTTTAAAGACTTAGGCTCCGTTtggatgatgagatgaaatttctcaacatccaaacaccacttAAACACaagcactttttaatttcaaatcttcaattttttcatctaatcattacaactttctcaaactttcaaacgaaacacaaaaaacaattcaaattgttgaaattacaaaacaaaaataatattaaaaaacaatattttaagtttataatatttttattcaactttttccctccttcccaaaaccccataaaaccctcaaaccatttcattagTATTcccagatttctcatctcaacatccaaatgaggCCTTAGCCTAGATAAAACAAGATCCCCAAACCTACAAAAAGGAAGTCTTCTTCGTAAATAAGCATGGCGATCTCAAAATTAACATTGATTAAAGAAAGACACATCACATATTTTTGAGCTTCAGCAAGACCAGTCCCTCATTTTAgagatttttctattatttttcttttaactgcACCAATTTGTTTGAACTCTTACTTCCAATTGAACAGACCACAGTAATATTCAATAATGGCCTCTATTCATGCCTAAAGAGAGAGCACATGCTGTTGGCACAGACGGACATTAGCAGAATATATGGTAAATATTTGGGCCTTTTATCGTTAAGACCCTATTGGGTAAGATCTAAGATACAATTAGCTATAAATTGTATAACTGATAGGTTAAAGTATAGTAGTATTATGCATACAGTAcatcatctaaaaaaaataaactcagtTGATACACCACCTATAGTTGAATATCTCATTCAAGAAGTGCTAGTATTATCAAAATGAATTTTGGAAGAATTTAGAATCAAgtcacctataaaaaaaaaaaaatcaggttGAACTTTATAAATGTCTATTTAAAGCAAAAATACTAGATAGCAACCATAGATAACATGTGATAgaaaaacaatttatttattatcacaTAATCACAATGGGCacgattccttttttttttccataaacaAATGGATTGTATGCCTAAATACTAACACCGTGTCTAGAATTATTGCCAAGTTTCCATATAGAAAGATATCTTACCGCAGGAGGATAGGTAAAAAGAATTGCATTCTTCTCTTTTGTGTATATGATCAGCTGCAGTAACCCATTGAAGACTATATACTTGCCAGAGTCAAAGATCGAACAAACTTGAAAACTCAGAAAAATGGCATAATATACCATGACCTTATATGACTGTCACAAAattagaaaaggaaagaaacgaAGTTCAAGTGTGAAATCATAGTCAAATATTCTTTGTCCCTGTGCCAACTTGAAATCGGTTCAATCACATGCTCGAGGTCCCAAACAGATAACTCTATCAATGAGGAATTTCTACCACACATAGTAATGGGCATGCATAGCAGTAAAAgtcgataattttttttgtcatttccaTTTTTTCCAATTAAGCAAGATCGCACAACAAAGCTGAAacctactatttacaaactaaagGTTAAGCCTGAAATCCTTTTCCGTTCTCACATTTCCTCAGCAATTAAACAAGTTTTCTCATCAACAAAAAAGAAACTGACAGTGACACAGCAAAGCCAACACATTCTTGAGACAAGCCAAAGACTTCGAAAACCTAAACCAAAAAGCCCTATATTCCATGTTCGTCCACACATTTCCTAAGAGACGTAACATATTTCTCATCAATCAAACGGAGGCTTTTGTAGGATCATGCTGGAAATTTCAGGTTTTGAGTCAGTTCTTTTTATAGGGTGCTTAATTGTCATCCTGGCTGTGTTTTCACCTAGAAAAGCATCTGGAGGGTGAAAGTACCTACTAAAGTGGCGTTCTTTGGTTGGGTGGTTGCTCTTGGGAGAGCATTGACCACGGATAACCTTAGAAAACGTGGTTGGTGTTTAGCTGATTGGTGTGTCATGTGTCAAaaggatggtgaatctgttaaTCATCTTTTTTAACATTGTGAGGTGGAAAAATCTTTGTGAGCTGAGGTTCTTGGTCAGACAGGGTTATATTGGGTGATGCCCAAGGAAGTTGTGGATCTCCttgcatgatggtgtggttTTGAGGCAAGGAAAAGTGTTGCTTCCAGATGGAGAATGATTCCCTTATGTCTAATGTGGTGTATATGGCTGGAAAGGAATGGAAGATGCTTTGAAGATAAAGAGTGTTCTTTTGAAGATCTtcgctattttttcttttcttcttcgaGTTTGTGGGCTAGGATCTTTGTAAGGATTGACGATAATGTCCTAAATCTATTTCTATCGTAATTTCCCGCTTTCTAGTGTGTAGTAGGTATTTCtttgtatactttctgtgtaTTTGGGCTGTGCCTATGcttggtaataaaattcttattaaatatcaaaaaataaaaaaaataacaaagagaTTAAAGGTAACAGTAAGAGAATTGAcaccccaaaaaataaaaaagcaaaaatcAGGTAAGGAAAAAGGATATAATACGATACAGCCGATGAGAAAATTCCTGTTCTCGGGGAACTTCTTCTTGTAAAACTGCGCCAACAGAGCAATGATGATTATGATCGTTCCCATCACTAATCTTATATTACTCATCCTTACGTCTTCCACATATCCACGACTCGTCACTATCTActcaataaaaatgaaaaagaaaaattacaaagaCATATAAGAAAACGAAGAAGACGATGACGGATCTATAAGAATAAAGCCGTGAGTTAGGGTTTGTAAGATTTACCTCGGATACGGACTCGTCGAGGATGTGCTTGATGGAGTGGTGGTCTAAGAGATTGGCCTTCTTAGGGTTTTTCGTGGCCGTCTCCGGTttcttttcttgcattttttttgttttttgggggaTTGACCGAGACTGAAAGGGGTTTCTGGGAGCTACAAATGATGGAGATCTAAGGATAGGCAGAGCCGCGCGGTGAAAGACAGAACAAGTCAAGAAGAATTATCAGGCGAGCCCAATTTCCAACGCCGAAAATTTATTAGCTATTTGTCAAGTATTTtccgaaaataaaaaaacacacgCACACAAAAACATTCTTTACGTAAATCCATTACATGTTCAGTTCCAGCGTTAGggtgtaaaaattttgtatatataaatctgaaattattatgaaaaaaattaaatttttaataatagcgATGTGATAAAATTCtcagattaaaataattattgggattcaaagaaaaaagatacgtgaaaaaatttattgaaaaagtttaGAGAATAATTATTCAATCGAAACGAGTTTCGAACTTTAAaatctgttaaaaaaaaatataacaagcctgaaggATTATACATGGATACATTTCTACTTTAACCAAATGTTGTTCCACTACGAGGGAAGCATTTCTCATGCAAGGGAGATGATTAGAGTCCAAAACAGATGTACTAGATTCTGTTACGAAATATCCAATGTGAATAGGgtcataaatataatatttccaATTACATCGTCTTGCATTGCTTTTATTTTGGCATACAAGCCTGTCGATGCTCCAAATAAACATTTATCCAAGTGAAGTCCCACTGAGACTGAAAATGAGAACAAAAATCGTGGAGGAATCATGGAGGCCTTGATTTCACTGTGTCGATGCCATCTTTAGTAAGCAAGATCCGAGCACCCTTCACAAGTTCTTCCTTAACCATAAAGAGAACAGCAGCAGCAAGTACACTTTGCGCAATTTTTGTACTCATCCCTTTGTAAAAGCCATAGAAGCCTTCATAACGGATCATCTTTAGAATTGCATCCGATGTTCCTGAGTCGAAGGAATGAAAGATGTGAAACATCACAATCTGGGCAAATTCTACTGGACAAAACACTGACCCAAATGAGAAATTGATATCTTGAGCATAAAATATGGTTCTGTGTGGTAATCTCTTATAAGGCCTAttatttcccaaaaaaaaaaaaaaagctgacCAATTTTTGACTACATAACCTTTGGTCTATCATACACAGGATTATGCATCAGCGGCCAGATACAACATAAAACAACAGGACTTGATATTTTCAGAATACACAGTTCAAGTAAATATCAATAGAGCAGTCCAAACCTTTATAGTTATGCCTTTTATCTCCGGTAGAAACCTGTTTCGCTTGAAGCCTTGACTGCAATGGCAAGAGTATCATATATGGAACCAAAATTAGTTACTCTGACAAATCAGCAAAAAGTTTTTGAATGGATAacctaatattttcaaagattcTTTCCATAAACATACACCTACATGGTTACTTTGTTAGTACATATATGCTAAAGCAAGAAACAAAATCATGGTTGGTATTTTGGCAAGCCAAATACACCAGCGCAATAATTCTCTTTCCAGTTTGACCTTTGATAACAGAACTCTCTTTCAGGATATCTGCCGAAAAACCTATGGTACTGGCAAGATTTTCCCCATTCTTGTTACCAGCATGAGCATTTTTTCCTGTTATTAACTGATAAAACTTTTGTCTCAGCAAGCCAGAACCAACGCCAtgctaaaatttgaaaacagGGCAAGAGATGAGGTTTGACCCAGAACCAACACCATTTAGCTTTTATAAAACAAGATTTGTTGAGTTCAATTGAAATCTGTTCAATTTGTGACTTAAACCTGCACTCAAGTCATGAGCATTCATTTATAGAAGCTGAATTCATATACCTTAACAACTAAAAGAGGATATGTCACAACAGTAGCCCCAAGTTTCGCCAAAGCACCAAGAAGAAATATCTACCAAAACCAGCAAATTTATCAGCTCGAAAAGTAACATATGAAGCTGACTGAAACAATGCTGGAAGTACTGAAGATAAAATTTATAACAGAAACCAATAAAATGGCACTGAAACGTGGAGCATTCAAAATGAATCAAAACCTCTATGGCTGTCACGCCACTGTTCCTACTTAAAGCACGTCTTTTCTTCAGCTTCTTCAGCATAGTTTCGTACAGCATGAATTGTATGGAAGGATTGCTCACCTGCAATTGAAAGCAGGAAGAATCAGTGATGTCTCTTAGCACATATTAGAGTAACTTCAGACGTACCATGATCAATGTCGGGAATACACCTTTCCAAAAACCCCAAAATCCAGCTTCATCATAGACTTCTTGAATCTGAAAATATATACCTcaattagattatttttttagaagtacATGCTACTCAATTTGATTATAGACAGAAAGAAGCATTCGAGCCCATGCCATATGAATTACAAAAGTTGATAAAGAATTTGATAGCAAAAGCCAATATGCCTTCCATCCAAAAAATTTATGCATTCATAAACTGAGACATATTGCAAGCTGTCTACAAACGTCAGAAACCCAGCAAcgggaatgaaagaaaagatatttgcagcagtccaaaatattcaaacttttttttgataagtaacgaACGGTCCAAAagattcaaactaattatttgcTGTTCCATTCCCCATTTTCTTCACTCCCTAACGCTACTTTTCATCAGCAGTGGCACATGAAACTACATGGTTGTCAATTGCCCAGTGTTCTCTTTTGTTTCTAGCAGTTCTCTTCTACAATTCAAACAGGTCATCGCTTGATGGCGGCTGGCAAGTCTGCGTCAGATTTCTCAGATCACAGCAAGAATGATTAAAACCCAGTCTACCAATCCaccaaaaatgtaaaatatacCCTGATTACTGCTGTGTCCTCATAGAAAATCCTTCCCAGGATCATAATTATGATCCGTTTACATGAAATACGATGCAATCATTCCTTCGTACATCTTGCATATTTGTATAAAACCAATAGGAAGGGTTGTCTTGTGATCTCTAATTTCATCTATCTATATTGAAAATGAGGAAAACTCCCCCcctccccaccaaaaaaaaaaaataattttacctACCGCATGGTTTGTTCCAAAGGGAGGAAGTTCACTTGCAGCAAAAACTGTCTCATCTGGAGATACTGACAACGTCTGACCAGGCTGGGACTTCTTCGGGATTTTTGTATGTGTCTGCTTGGAAAATTCGTTAAAGAtagattagagagagagagagagagagaaggcgaTCTTTCAGCCTCGCTCAGTATCTTTTTGGGGGGTGGGGCCATGCTCCAAAATTTAAAAGGAGAGCATGCATTGCGACAATAGTAATCTAAAAATGAGTACTTCTTAGGGTATTGAATTAAAGAGATATTCAGGACTGAATCATGCATTTAATCAAAGTTCATTTTAGCTATCGcacataaaataattatctaAACTTCAGAGTAGCTGCCAAATGCAAGAGACCTTCCCCTGTCCGAGTTTTCAACCATTCGTACACAAGCTGTACAAGAAACCGATCATGCTACAACCAGGACTAATAGATGGGCTTCTAACTCAGCTTCATAACatttatccaaaaataaacAAGAGTGGCTTTCAACTTCTGCTAGCACAAAAGTATCAAGACTATTAATCAGGGCTACTTccaatatcattttcaaatttaactttttactgAAAAGTAACTCAGAAAACTATTACAAGAAAAAACCTGTAAATATCGAAATTTTGCATTACTTACACATTTACAGCATGAAAAAAACTTGAGGCTTAGGTAAATTAGCTTTTTTACCTGCATGCGTGTCACAACTACCCATATAGGGTTTGTCATAAGAACATTCACACACCTACAGAAGGAAAATTTCAAGCAACGTTTGAGCAGAA
This genomic interval from Carya illinoinensis cultivar Pawnee chromosome 2, C.illinoinensisPawnee_v1, whole genome shotgun sequence contains the following:
- the LOC122301468 gene encoding peroxisomal nicotinamide adenine dinucleotide carrier isoform X1 translates to MSDALINGLAGAGGGIIAQLITYPLQTVNTRQQTQRDLKKEKRKFGTIEIMRQVIKQEGWERLYGGLTPSLVGTAASQGVYYYFYQIFRNKAEAASLERMKKGIGDGSVGMFSSLVVAALSGCVNVLMTNPIWVVVTRMQTHTKIPKKSQPGQTLSVSPDETVFAASELPPFGTNHAIQEVYDEAGFWGFWKGVFPTLIMVSNPSIQFMLYETMLKKLKKRRALSRNSGVTAIEIFLLGALAKLGATVVTYPLLVVKSRLQAKQVSTGDKRHNYKGTSDAILKMIRYEGFYGFYKGMSTKIAQSVLAAAVLFMVKEELVKGARILLTKDGIDTVKSRPP
- the LOC122301468 gene encoding peroxisomal nicotinamide adenine dinucleotide carrier isoform X2 — its product is MNLTLPEQNGAYMMCIVISKTYGMWSSGCVKRAVLWHSFVFCDVICAGLRNKAEAASLERMKKGIGDGSVGMFSSLVVAALSGCVNVLMTNPIWVVVTRMQTHTKIPKKSQPGQTLSVSPDETVFAASELPPFGTNHAIQEVYDEAGFWGFWKGVFPTLIMVSNPSIQFMLYETMLKKLKKRRALSRNSGVTAIEIFLLGALAKLGATVVTYPLLVVKSRLQAKQVSTGDKRHNYKGTSDAILKMIRYEGFYGFYKGMSTKIAQSVLAAAVLFMVKEELVKGARILLTKDGIDTVKSRPP
- the LOC122301469 gene encoding probable signal peptidase complex subunit 2 — its product is MQEKKPETATKNPKKANLLDHHSIKHILDESVSEIVTSRGYVEDVRMSNIRLVMGTIIIIIALLAQFYKKKFPENRNFLIGCIVLYIVFNGLLQLIIYTKEKNAILFTYPPAGSFTSTGLVVSSKLPRFSDMYTLSIASADPKSISANQPVQFTKSVTQWFTKDGVLAEGLFWKDVEALVEEYAREPKKSK